The following are encoded in a window of Nitrospira sp. genomic DNA:
- a CDS encoding conjugal transfer protein TraF yields MMTVWVYGLMVGIVLVAGASPSRADYDKLFQPEPSPELTEWKGYYFYQDRFPEPEQDITPKQLPPSPAIPLQPEHFKDQLALKEALKKLPVDKIDLPNLPAAWLKILLTAKKEAALDVQTEETVLSYIQVHKETFNRAQRFTDMWATVMYTHPQYDFSSSNPISTVGHEIYAEAKQVKDDEVLRGISEKAGLFFFFTSTCPYCQKQAQMLKVFSDTYGISVKAVTQDGRTLPEFPQAVVDNGMGDQLGVNKVPVIFLAIPEEQFIVPIGTGLITLDDLRTRVLTILQHRAGLKSHPLKS; encoded by the coding sequence ATGATGACGGTCTGGGTGTATGGGTTGATGGTGGGCATCGTGCTGGTGGCTGGCGCGAGCCCCAGTCGAGCGGATTACGACAAACTCTTTCAGCCGGAACCGTCCCCAGAGTTGACCGAGTGGAAAGGCTATTACTTCTATCAAGATCGCTTTCCTGAACCGGAACAAGACATTACTCCAAAACAGTTACCTCCTTCCCCGGCAATCCCGCTCCAACCGGAGCATTTCAAAGATCAACTGGCGCTGAAAGAAGCGCTCAAGAAACTTCCCGTTGATAAGATCGATTTGCCGAACCTCCCCGCCGCCTGGCTCAAAATCCTTCTCACGGCCAAGAAAGAAGCAGCCTTGGATGTCCAAACGGAAGAAACGGTGTTGAGCTATATCCAGGTGCATAAGGAGACATTCAATCGGGCTCAGCGGTTTACGGATATGTGGGCGACCGTCATGTATACGCATCCGCAGTATGACTTTAGCTCCTCGAATCCGATTTCAACGGTGGGCCATGAGATTTATGCCGAGGCGAAGCAAGTAAAGGACGATGAGGTGTTGCGGGGGATTTCGGAGAAGGCGGGATTGTTCTTTTTCTTTACGTCGACGTGCCCTTATTGTCAGAAGCAGGCGCAGATGTTGAAGGTGTTCAGTGACACCTATGGGATTTCGGTGAAGGCGGTGACGCAGGATGGCCGGACGCTCCCTGAGTTCCCGCAGGCAGTCGTAGATAACGGGATGGGCGATCAGCTGGGGGTGAATAAAGTGCCTGTGATCTTTTTGGCTATTCCTGAAGAGCAATTCATCGTTCCGATCGGGACTGGGCTGATTACCTTGGATGATCTTCGCACCCGCGTGTTGACGATTCTGCAACATCGGGCCGGTCTGAAATCACATCCGTTGAAATCTTAA
- a CDS encoding TraU family protein: MSRLAQCRWLRLSVFCVGLLCVVGFLLIGPAVTEAYCPSSNIFEQTFSKTCWECIFPMSLIGVTVFNLSEDSVRPAVGPGISAIYPPQLCGCICFTPYICVPGLPFGAFMPTDLLEVVRNPLCFPSLNGATLGSDPTFINRGLVDVSQDDPALKMSYYHVHFIIFPLWAMLGTGIDYLCAMATSMGNPLDIAYLSEVDPAWNDDPLSLLLFPEAFLFANPVATAACAVDSVAASFGYPLDPLFWCAGSFGNIYPPSGFTSGSYSGQIKPAALVVTRVLAKLARFGAELYWAADGSAICTDIPTFLMVKSQYKFQLLYPIADSTSNNVTSCCSPIGRTQLMWGMASTYPVDGDDFVFLLWKLQRCCLL; the protein is encoded by the coding sequence GTGAGCCGCCTCGCTCAGTGTCGATGGTTGCGCCTGTCCGTATTCTGTGTCGGGTTGTTGTGTGTGGTGGGATTCTTGTTGATTGGTCCTGCCGTCACCGAAGCCTATTGCCCGAGCTCAAATATTTTTGAACAGACTTTCTCCAAAACCTGCTGGGAATGTATCTTCCCCATGTCCTTGATTGGGGTGACGGTCTTTAACTTAAGTGAGGACAGTGTCCGTCCGGCGGTCGGGCCAGGAATTTCTGCCATCTATCCCCCACAATTGTGTGGCTGTATTTGTTTTACGCCCTATATCTGTGTCCCTGGGCTTCCGTTTGGGGCGTTTATGCCCACAGACCTTCTGGAGGTTGTCCGCAATCCGCTCTGCTTTCCGAGTTTGAATGGTGCGACACTTGGGAGTGACCCTACTTTCATCAATCGGGGGCTCGTGGATGTGTCGCAAGACGATCCGGCCCTGAAGATGTCGTACTACCACGTCCACTTCATCATCTTCCCACTATGGGCCATGTTGGGAACCGGAATCGATTACTTGTGTGCGATGGCGACCTCGATGGGGAATCCCCTGGATATAGCCTATCTGTCTGAAGTCGATCCAGCATGGAATGATGACCCGCTATCGTTACTTTTATTTCCCGAAGCGTTTCTCTTTGCGAATCCCGTGGCGACGGCCGCCTGTGCCGTCGATTCCGTTGCCGCGAGTTTTGGGTACCCGCTTGATCCGCTCTTTTGGTGTGCGGGCTCATTCGGGAACATCTACCCGCCATCTGGATTTACATCTGGTTCCTATAGCGGACAGATCAAGCCGGCCGCATTAGTGGTGACTCGGGTATTGGCAAAACTGGCGCGATTCGGAGCCGAGCTGTATTGGGCTGCGGATGGGTCCGCGATTTGTACGGACATTCCGACCTTTCTGATGGTCAAAAGCCAGTACAAGTTCCAACTCCTGTATCCGATCGCGGACTCCACGTCGAACAATGTCACCAGTTGCTGTTCGCCGATCGGTCGGACCCAGCTCATGTGGGGGATGGCCTCCACCTATCCGGTCGACGGCGATGACTTTGTCTTTCTCCTCTGGAAACTCCAACGTTGCTGTCTCTTGTGA
- the trbC gene encoding type-F conjugative transfer system pilin assembly protein TrbC, whose protein sequence is MIGQSKWRLYFLSILAGLVLGPSWCLAEPATVGGSGTPSLSPLQGVENIRRHAQELRKQRLAGMAPKVQGPTGAMPIKKREGVFYFVSWSIPDELLKGYMREAYRLGATVVFRGMIDNDMRKTVDRTKALAVELQQQAPHTTIDPIIFRQLGVTSVPTLAIVNDQAALMVTGAAPLEALLSQLSRSEGTIRPLREWYVGQTRSWQMGGPITVPRPVMPVLTGISAVPTDLSRYPIAEQDMEEYLKEQMRRVDWGKVREDLQRRVVERLHEGPNIGLQPATSSRVFTVDVTQRYEHDILNHDGTVVVVKGGTEINPLTRIALSHRYVVIDGRDAKQLTYAQSLLQRYGLGVKILLSAGDVSEVAKQLQCRVYWVQPEMVSKFQLAHVPSVISQNGPVMKIEEVAL, encoded by the coding sequence ATGATTGGACAGTCTAAATGGAGACTCTACTTTCTCAGCATCCTGGCAGGACTTGTCCTAGGGCCATCCTGGTGTCTCGCGGAGCCTGCGACCGTGGGTGGTTCTGGTACACCCAGTCTCTCACCGCTTCAGGGCGTGGAAAACATCCGTCGACATGCACAGGAGCTTCGCAAGCAACGCTTAGCGGGTATGGCTCCGAAGGTTCAGGGTCCCACGGGAGCCATGCCGATCAAGAAACGTGAAGGCGTGTTTTATTTCGTGTCCTGGTCGATTCCCGATGAGTTGCTCAAGGGGTATATGCGTGAAGCGTATCGCCTCGGGGCCACTGTGGTCTTTCGCGGCATGATCGACAACGACATGCGTAAAACCGTCGACCGGACGAAAGCGCTCGCGGTCGAATTACAACAGCAAGCTCCCCACACCACGATTGATCCCATCATTTTTCGCCAGTTGGGTGTGACGAGTGTGCCGACTTTGGCGATCGTCAATGACCAGGCGGCGTTGATGGTCACGGGTGCTGCCCCGTTGGAGGCACTCTTGAGTCAGCTCAGCCGTTCTGAAGGAACGATCCGTCCCTTGCGGGAGTGGTATGTCGGCCAAACGCGCAGTTGGCAAATGGGCGGTCCGATTACGGTGCCGCGCCCAGTGATGCCCGTCTTGACGGGGATCAGCGCCGTGCCGACCGATCTGTCCCGCTATCCGATTGCCGAACAAGACATGGAAGAGTACCTCAAGGAGCAGATGCGCCGGGTCGACTGGGGCAAGGTGCGGGAGGACTTACAGCGGCGAGTGGTGGAACGGCTGCATGAGGGGCCGAATATTGGGTTGCAACCCGCCACGTCGTCCCGTGTATTCACGGTCGACGTCACGCAACGCTATGAGCATGACATTTTAAATCATGATGGGACGGTGGTGGTGGTGAAGGGAGGGACAGAGATCAATCCCTTGACCCGGATCGCGCTATCGCACCGGTATGTGGTCATCGACGGCCGTGACGCGAAGCAACTCACGTACGCGCAATCGCTGCTCCAGCGGTATGGTCTTGGGGTAAAAATCTTGCTTTCAGCCGGGGATGTGTCAGAAGTCGCCAAGCAACTTCAATGTCGGGTCTACTGGGTCCAGCCTGAAATGGTGAGCAAATTTCAGCTGGCCCATGTTCCGAGCGTGATCTCTCAAAATGGCCCCGTCATGAAGATCGAGGAGGTTGCATTGTGA
- a CDS encoding S26 family signal peptidase: MDRGARLKSVLMSLTEWTVRDGWPKRVAIGLAVVSLTALAVSPWYGIYVRDDESLPEYSFFIVKKGVLPQRGEYAAFEMTQEYADRVEPKGPLRPYSRVGRMFLKAAYGVAGDVVRVQGRDVYVNDWKVATVIEQDKYKQRIEPASYPPVIPDGAYYLGLPHPRSFDSRVIGLVDVKDIKGVVWPIF, translated from the coding sequence ATGGATCGTGGCGCGCGATTGAAATCTGTCCTGATGTCTCTGACAGAGTGGACGGTGCGTGACGGTTGGCCCAAGCGCGTGGCGATCGGTCTTGCGGTGGTGTCCTTGACCGCATTGGCCGTCAGTCCTTGGTACGGAATTTATGTGCGGGATGATGAAAGTCTCCCCGAGTACAGTTTCTTTATCGTGAAGAAAGGGGTGCTTCCTCAGCGCGGTGAGTATGCGGCGTTTGAGATGACGCAAGAATATGCCGATCGTGTGGAGCCGAAGGGCCCATTGCGGCCCTATTCACGGGTAGGCCGCATGTTTCTCAAGGCGGCGTATGGGGTGGCCGGTGACGTGGTGCGAGTGCAAGGCCGTGATGTCTACGTGAACGATTGGAAAGTCGCAACCGTGATTGAGCAAGATAAGTATAAGCAACGGATTGAGCCTGCGAGTTATCCGCCGGTGATTCCTGACGGCGCATACTATTTGGGACTGCCACATCCGAGATCGTTTGATAGTCGCGTGATTGGCTTGGTCGATGTCAAGGACATCAAGGGGGTGGTATGGCCAATTTTCTGA
- the traC gene encoding type IV secretion system protein TraC — MAIPYNFMKEALNRFPLSDFLLYGAFDDVHRVYRLTDGRVGAIWVMPPLGHLNDAAVKGLGGLYALDLPQGSTIQVAMHGSPVIEPITEHYTALRNHAGHGSTAYRDAETMERYMLRARDTRLIRDTGVRPRDLNVYVSVAIPLENELPDGMKLALIWEKLNGIEKLLETCGFFPQRVNAYRLLCLLHQLLNPGHSWGERPATYDPRQLIKKQAVRLDTKCQLSPTSIFLDNWFVKCLTVQQFPEAWNGGRNRELIGSAFRLQDQITCPFWISLNVIRYNTVKAGAEITRNHVLITNQAVGGIVRLIPMIGKKKDNFDLMTSAMTEGNQPVGMYYQVILYGEDESLLEQHSQSVQALYRTQEWMLQEDTFISFPQFVFSLPLCMTADMPLVRSKLQRLHTVPSNVPAEVAPVVGDWKGLGPPVMIFTSRCGQAIGLDIFANPAGNFNVSVAAKSGAGKSFFANELIRSYLGTQGRVWMIDAGKSYQKLCGHLKGQFLQFATKRETFCLNPFTLLHIPGNGRTEEEVKDELQERVAMVKDLLAQMASPSQMLPDLQMSWLEETIMEVFRKVGADGSPTDVSALLREKPDQHGRKKDLADQLLPFCKGGNYGRMFNDRNNINFESDFIVLELDGLDQLPELRSVILLQLVMNIQSAMYLGDRGQRKICGIDEAWDLLAQKGDQVSNVSAFFNKAVRRVRKYNGSSVVITQGVNDFYDVMGRTGQAILENSDFLFLLMQKPESLVSLRKHERLVLGDAEFDLLKSVHRGDGYSEIYFFSPTGRGIGRLVVPRETQLRYTTNSDEVAKIERLEREGFTTEEAINKLVEQERQAAAKRGLRDVA; from the coding sequence GTGGCCATACCATATAATTTCATGAAAGAAGCCTTGAATCGGTTCCCCCTCAGCGACTTTTTGCTCTATGGAGCCTTTGATGATGTGCATCGGGTCTATCGGCTCACGGATGGCCGGGTTGGGGCAATCTGGGTCATGCCCCCTTTAGGACATTTGAATGATGCGGCGGTAAAAGGACTCGGTGGGTTGTATGCCCTCGATCTCCCACAAGGTTCAACGATTCAGGTGGCGATGCACGGTTCCCCAGTGATCGAGCCGATTACGGAACACTATACGGCGTTACGGAACCATGCTGGACATGGATCGACGGCCTATCGTGATGCGGAAACCATGGAGCGGTACATGTTGCGCGCGCGTGATACGCGACTCATTCGCGATACGGGGGTCCGGCCGCGTGATCTGAACGTGTATGTCAGCGTCGCGATTCCACTGGAGAATGAACTGCCGGATGGAATGAAGCTGGCCTTGATTTGGGAAAAGCTCAATGGAATCGAGAAGCTGCTGGAGACGTGCGGATTCTTTCCTCAGCGGGTCAACGCCTATCGTCTCCTCTGTTTGCTCCATCAATTATTAAATCCAGGGCATAGTTGGGGTGAGCGGCCCGCCACCTATGATCCACGTCAACTGATCAAGAAGCAGGCGGTGCGGTTGGATACGAAATGCCAACTTAGTCCCACCTCCATCTTCCTCGATAATTGGTTCGTCAAGTGTTTGACCGTTCAGCAATTCCCTGAAGCATGGAATGGTGGGCGGAATCGGGAGTTAATTGGAAGTGCGTTTCGGCTCCAAGACCAAATCACGTGTCCGTTTTGGATCTCGTTAAACGTCATTCGGTACAACACCGTGAAGGCCGGAGCAGAGATTACCCGCAACCATGTGTTGATTACCAATCAGGCCGTGGGTGGGATTGTGCGGTTGATTCCCATGATTGGAAAGAAGAAAGACAACTTCGATCTCATGACGTCGGCGATGACGGAGGGGAATCAACCGGTCGGCATGTACTATCAAGTCATTCTGTATGGGGAGGATGAAAGCCTCTTAGAGCAGCACAGCCAGAGTGTGCAGGCGTTGTACCGGACGCAGGAGTGGATGCTCCAAGAGGACACCTTCATCAGTTTCCCACAGTTTGTCTTTTCACTGCCCCTGTGTATGACCGCGGACATGCCGTTGGTGCGGAGCAAGCTCCAACGGCTACACACCGTGCCATCGAACGTGCCGGCGGAAGTGGCCCCGGTGGTTGGAGATTGGAAGGGGTTAGGCCCACCTGTAATGATCTTCACCTCACGTTGTGGGCAAGCAATCGGCTTGGATATTTTTGCGAACCCAGCTGGAAACTTTAACGTGTCAGTTGCCGCGAAGAGCGGCGCCGGGAAATCGTTCTTTGCGAATGAGCTAATTCGCTCCTATCTCGGCACACAGGGCCGGGTGTGGATGATCGATGCCGGCAAGTCGTATCAAAAACTCTGCGGACATTTGAAGGGGCAGTTTCTGCAATTTGCCACCAAACGAGAGACCTTCTGCCTCAATCCATTCACGTTGCTGCATATCCCCGGGAATGGGCGCACTGAGGAGGAAGTGAAGGACGAATTACAAGAGCGGGTGGCGATGGTGAAAGACCTGCTCGCCCAAATGGCCTCGCCCAGTCAAATGTTGCCTGATCTCCAAATGTCATGGTTGGAAGAAACCATCATGGAGGTGTTCAGGAAGGTCGGGGCCGATGGTTCTCCGACAGATGTGAGTGCGCTGCTTCGAGAAAAACCGGATCAACATGGACGGAAGAAAGACCTGGCCGACCAGCTGCTGCCATTTTGCAAAGGCGGAAACTATGGCCGCATGTTCAATGATCGGAACAACATCAACTTTGAGAGTGACTTCATCGTCTTGGAGCTAGATGGACTCGATCAATTACCGGAGTTGCGGTCCGTCATCCTCTTGCAGTTGGTCATGAACATTCAATCGGCCATGTATCTCGGAGATCGAGGGCAGCGGAAAATCTGCGGAATCGATGAAGCGTGGGATCTGTTAGCCCAGAAAGGCGATCAGGTAAGCAACGTGTCGGCCTTTTTCAACAAAGCGGTGCGGCGCGTACGCAAATATAACGGATCCTCCGTGGTGATCACGCAGGGTGTGAATGACTTCTACGACGTGATGGGCCGCACAGGCCAAGCGATTCTCGAAAACTCCGACTTTTTATTCCTCTTAATGCAGAAGCCGGAAAGCTTGGTCAGTTTACGGAAACATGAACGCTTGGTGTTGGGTGATGCCGAGTTCGATCTCCTCAAGAGTGTCCATCGTGGGGATGGGTATTCGGAAATCTATTTCTTCTCGCCCACCGGACGTGGCATTGGCCGACTGGTAGTCCCGCGTGAAACTCAGCTGCGATACACCACGAATTCCGATGAGGTGGCGAAGATCGAGCGATTGGAACGTGAGGGGTTCACGACCGAGGAAGCCATTAACAAACTTGTCGAGCAGGAGCGGCAGGCGGCGGCGAAACGCGGTCTGCGGGATGTGGCGTAA
- the traV gene encoding type IV conjugative transfer system lipoprotein TraV: MTALQRRGIMVMVGVIGLIQTACGHYKSDFACKGYPDSSVCLSTREAYERRHEQLTNMKKNDAGEESAAGNGGSFANRVSAVAGQAEQHLGQPNITAPEVMQVWIAPWRDKNNFLHEASIVYAIVQQSDWTYGRAPKGMDRNGSAGKVFVPRMVPGLVEPPYGQRNNAPRPVLAPAPMPTPAPVVTAPPPSSLPASAQTVGTSQDPSAILRQLQQQLPSMSGPIPAPYGGPVPTDPETEQERLQERMEIQREKMGQ, encoded by the coding sequence ATGACGGCATTACAGCGACGCGGGATCATGGTCATGGTCGGTGTGATCGGGCTGATTCAAACGGCTTGCGGACATTACAAGAGTGACTTCGCGTGTAAAGGCTATCCGGATTCAAGCGTGTGCTTGTCGACTCGTGAAGCCTATGAGCGACGTCATGAGCAGCTCACGAACATGAAAAAGAATGACGCAGGTGAAGAGTCCGCTGCCGGCAATGGGGGATCGTTTGCCAATCGTGTCTCAGCGGTCGCAGGGCAAGCCGAGCAGCATCTTGGCCAACCGAATATCACCGCACCTGAAGTGATGCAGGTCTGGATTGCCCCATGGCGGGATAAGAATAACTTTCTGCATGAAGCCTCGATTGTCTACGCGATTGTCCAACAGTCGGATTGGACGTATGGCCGAGCGCCGAAAGGTATGGATCGCAATGGGTCTGCCGGGAAGGTCTTTGTGCCGCGGATGGTGCCTGGGTTAGTGGAGCCGCCGTATGGACAACGGAACAATGCCCCAAGACCTGTCTTAGCCCCAGCTCCAATGCCGACCCCGGCGCCTGTGGTGACGGCCCCACCGCCATCATCTCTGCCGGCTTCGGCTCAGACGGTCGGGACGAGCCAGGATCCTTCGGCCATACTGCGTCAGTTACAGCAGCAACTCCCGTCGATGTCTGGCCCAATCCCAGCGCCGTATGGCGGACCGGTACCGACCGATCCTGAGACGGAACAAGAAAGGCTCCAAGAACGGATGGAGATACAGCGGGAGAAGATGGGGCAATAG
- a CDS encoding DsbC family protein: MRTIRMAIMLIGTILLGGGSLASAHPDLIDPQASSARVAVMKSFPGAVIRDWQPAPMPGLYMFTLNNDERIFFVDESGQYLLAQAALFDMKEQKNLTQEFIMGKRRELLAAVPLQDAILYRPSELAPGMRESAPVLVFDDPDCPFCRELHAEVKQLVEAGVPVAVFLHPVERLHKGAIQKSINIWCSDNRQDMLDTALAGKPVPDAGKPCDAPLEHNLQLARQLGGGPTPYIVFPDGRTVAGKKSVAELMAMLGMPPTVAQQLGSVSR, encoded by the coding sequence GGTCTCTTGCGTCGGCTCATCCTGATCTGATCGATCCGCAAGCGAGTTCAGCTCGAGTCGCGGTTATGAAATCGTTCCCTGGTGCGGTGATTCGTGATTGGCAGCCGGCACCCATGCCGGGGCTCTACATGTTCACTCTGAATAATGATGAACGGATCTTCTTTGTCGATGAGTCCGGCCAATATCTATTAGCCCAGGCTGCGCTGTTTGACATGAAGGAGCAAAAGAACCTGACGCAGGAATTTATCATGGGCAAACGACGGGAATTGCTGGCGGCTGTGCCGCTGCAGGACGCTATTCTCTATCGTCCCTCAGAGTTGGCCCCAGGCATGCGCGAATCGGCCCCAGTGTTGGTGTTTGATGATCCTGACTGCCCGTTTTGTCGAGAGCTGCATGCGGAAGTGAAGCAGCTCGTAGAGGCCGGCGTGCCGGTGGCGGTGTTTCTGCATCCAGTGGAGCGGCTGCATAAGGGCGCGATTCAGAAGTCCATCAACATCTGGTGTTCGGATAATCGCCAGGACATGCTCGATACCGCACTGGCTGGAAAACCGGTGCCGGACGCAGGGAAGCCTTGTGACGCGCCGCTTGAGCATAACTTGCAGCTGGCACGTCAACTTGGTGGTGGACCAACACCCTACATCGTGTTCCCGGATGGGCGCACGGTTGCAGGCAAGAAGTCAGTGGCAGAATTGATGGCGATGTTAGGGATGCCACCGACGGTCGCGCAGCAATTGGGGTCGGTGAGTCGGTAG